The following coding sequences are from one Vicugna pacos chromosome 11, VicPac4, whole genome shotgun sequence window:
- the CHST3 gene encoding carbohydrate sulfotransferase 3, protein MEKGLTMPQDCRHFLHSLRMRSKYALFLAFVVVVFVFIEKENKIISRVSDKLKQIPQSLVDANSTDPALVLAENASLLSLSELDSAFTQLQSRLRNLSLQLGVEPAEQGGEEEAEQEEPRPPAEAPPRRHVLLMATTRTGSSFVGEFFNQQGNIFYLFEPLWHIERTVSFEQGGANAAGSALVYRDVLKQLFLCDLYILEHFITPLPEDHVTQFVFRRGSSRSLCEDPVCTPVVKKVFEKYPCKNRRCGPLNMTLAAEACHRKEHMAVKAVRIRQLEFLQPLAEDPRLDLRVIQLVRDPRAVLASRMVAFADKYETWKKWLAKGQDQLREEEVQRLRGNCESIRLSAELGLRQPAWLRGRYMLVRYEDVALRPLQKAQEMYRFAGIPLTPQVEDWIQKNTQAAHDGIYSTQKNSSEQFEKWRFSMPFKLAQVVQAACGPAMHLFGYRQVQDAASLSNRSVSLLEERGTFWVT, encoded by the exons ATGGAGAAAGGACTCACTATGCCCCAGGACTGCCGACACTTTCTGCACAGCCTGAGAATGAGGAGCAAATACGCCCTTTTCCTGgcttttgtggtggtggtttttgtcttcattgaaaaggaaaataaaatcatatcaAG GGTTTCAGACAAGCTGAAGCAAATTCCCCAATCTCTGGTAGATGCCAACAGCACCGATCCAGCCCTGGTCTTGGCTGAGAACGCATCTCTCTTGTCCCTGAGTGAGCTGGATTCAGCCTTCACGCAACTACAGAGCCGCCTTCGAAACCTAAGTTTGCAGTTGGGCGTGGAGCCAgcagagcagggtggggaggaggaggcggagcaGGAGGAGCCCCGCCCACCCGCCGAGGCCCCGCCCAGACGCCACGTGCTCCTCATGGCCACTACCCGCACCGGCTCCTCGTTTGTAGGCGAATTCTTCAACCAGCAAGGCAACATCTTCTACCTCTTCGAGCCGCTGTGGCACATCGAGCGCACGGTGTCCTTCGAGCAGGGCGGCGCCAATGCCGCGGGCTCAGCTCTGGTCTACCGAGACGTGCTCAAGCAGCTCTTCCTGTGCGACCTGTACATCCTGGAGCATTTCATCACCCCGCTGCCCGAGGACCACGTGACCCAGTTCGTGTTCCGCCGGGGTTCCAGCCGCTCCCTCTGCGAGGACCCCGTCTGCACGCCCGTCGTCAAGAAGGTCTTCGAGAAGTACCCCTGCAAGAACCGCCGCTGCGGCCCCCTTAACATGACGCTGGCTGCCGAGGCCTGCCACCGCAAGGAGCACATGGCGGTCAAGGCCGTACGCATCCGGCAGCTGGAGTTCCTGCAGCCGCTGGCCGAGGACCCCCGGCTTGACTTGCGCGTCATCCAGCTGGTGCGTGACCCCCGCGCCGTGCTGGCCTCCCGCATGGTGGCCTTCGCCGACAAGTACGAGACCTGGAAGAAGTGGCTGGCCAAGGGACAGGACCAGCTGCGGGAGGAGGAAGTTCAGCGGCTGAGGGGCAACTGTGAGAGCATCCGCTTATCGGCCGAACTGGGCCTGAGGCAGCCGGCCTGGCTGCGGGGCCGCTACATGCTGGTGCGCTACGAGGACGTGGCCCTGAGGCCGctgcagaaggcccaggagatGTACCGCTTTGCCGGCATCCCCCTGACCCCGCAAGTAGAGGACTGGATCCAGAAGAACACGCAGGCGGCCCATGACGGCATCTACTCCACGCAGAAGAACTCCTCGGAGCAGTTTGAGAAATGGCGCTTCAGCATGCCGTTCAAGCTGGCGCAGGTGGTGCAGGCCGCCTGCGGCCCCGCCATGCACCTCTTCGGCTACAGACAGGTGCAGGATGCCGCCTCGCTCTCCAACCGCTCCGTCAGCCTGCTGGAGGAGCGCGGCACCTTCTGGGTCACGTAG